The genome window ATAAAAGCCATGAAAAGAAAAACAGGTACCTCGGATTTCAAAAATTCTTTGAATCTGAGTTTGAATAAACCAGCTAGTACAATGAAGTTAGATGCACCTAGTATCATACTGATTATAAGTAGGATGCCTAATGGTGATTGTGTAGCAACATTTGTGATATCAGCAATGGGTGTAAAACCACCGGTGCTTATTGCAGTGAAGATGAATGAAACTAGGTTTATTCCGTCTCTATAACCAAATATAAAACCTAAAACTACTATTGCTATAAAGAATATCATATATATCAAGAGAATCATAAGGAAAGTTTTTTTGATTTTATGGTTTTTTGTAAAACCCATGCTCTTAGAAAATTCCTGGAGTTTTGCATCTGGGTAAAAGAATACTAATAAAACCAAAACTATCCCTAGACCGCCTATGAACTGTGTGAGAGCCCTGTAGAGAATTATGGATTTTGGTAAGCTGGATAGATTGGATATAACTGAGAAGCCTGTTGTTGTGTATCCTGATGTTGATTCAAATACGCTGTCTGTGAAAACTTGTACAGGGTTACCATTTGAGATATTTATGTACATATATGGTATAGAACCTATGAAACCTAGAAGGATGAAGACTAGTACTATTAATGTATATGATTGTTTTAAGGAGAGTTCTTTTCTTTCGCATAGGGCGTTTAAAAGGAAGCCTAAGCAAAGAAACCCTGTGGCAGCAAGGAAAAGGGCTATTGTAGCAGACATCTCGTTTAAGATAAAAGATACTATAATGGGGAATATTATGAATATCCCTGAGATTTGCATGACAAATCCGAGGTTTGATAAGATCGCTTTGGATTTCATTTTATCAGCAGAACCAAATTATGGTTTTTATAAGTTTTTATGGTGATTCCTGTTTTTCTTGTACCTGTTGTTTTCTACGGGAAGTAGCTTGTTTGATTTTTAGTAGTATTCTTAGTATCCATTCGACTAGTATAATAAAGAGTATGAGTTGTATAGCCATTGTTAAAAAATTTGGCAGAGAATTAATTTTGTCTGTTA of Candidatus Thermoplasmatota archaeon contains these proteins:
- a CDS encoding potassium transporter TrkG; this encodes MSATIALFLAATGFLCLGFLLNALCERKELSLKQSYTLIVLVFILLGFIGSIPYMYINISNGNPVQVFTDSVFESTSGYTTTGFSVISNLSSLPKSIILYRALTQFIGGLGIVLVLLVFFYPDAKLQEFSKSMGFTKNHKIKKTFLMILLIYMIFFIAIVVLGFIFGYRDGINLVSFIFTAISTGGFTPIADITNVATQSPLGILLIISMILGASNFIVLAGLFKLRFKEFLKSEVPVFLFMAFISISIVTISFSYSLFDSAFHVISAMSATGFSYLNVQSFPGNIKLFFVFLMFIGGASFSTAGGIKIYRFLLLFKITKKAITDTITQRDTTVKLFDKEYTNAELIQVVVMVILTAIIILISSLIVSSYGNPPMDSIFEVTSAIGTCGLNTGIVGPTMSIELKWLFVLLMILGRVEILAFFIMFSRAKEPKEIWSTN